The region ACTGCAAGAACTGCAACTCCCCATAATGTTGATTCGCTCATCCCCATAAAGTATGCAATAGCTAAAACTAAAATACCTTTAATGGCATCTAAAGCTAAAGTAGCAGCGCCAAGTTTTTTTGCTAAATCAGGATTACTCTCTTTTACAACTCTAAGTACATTTGTTGCACCTATACTACCACTTCCACTAGTTTTAATATCTACACCTGCAAATTTTTTTGCAAGTAAAAGACCAAAAGGAATACCACCAACTAGATAAGCTGCTATAAAAAACTGTACGTTTGTGTTGTATAAAAATTCCATTAAATACCTCAAATAATAATTGCGACATTTTACTTTACATATAGTTATAAGTATATAAAATTCGATATAATTACAAAATTATAAATTAAGGGTTATTTGTTGAAGTTTACAAATGAAGAATTAAAACAAAAAATTATTGAACTAAAAAAGAAGTTAGATGTAACTGTTGTGGCGCATTTTTATCAAAGAGATGAAGTCTTTGAAATGGCAGATATTACAGGTGACTCTTTAGAACTTGCTATAAAAACAAGAGATGATGATGCTGAGTTTGTAGTGTTTAGTGGTGTTGGCTTTATGGGTCAAAGCGTAAAAGTTCTTTCTCCTCACAAAAGAGTTGTGATGCCAAAGGCTGCTTGTTGTGCTATGGCTAAGATGATAGATGGAATGCAGTTTGATAATTCTGTTAAAGTTTTAAATGAAGCTGGTATCAAAAATGAAAATATTTTACCAATTACTTATATAAATTCAGATGCATCTGTAAAAGCAAAAGTTGGCGAAATGGGCGGTCTGGTTTGTACTAGCTCAAACGCTAAAAAAATAATTACAACAGCTTTGGCTGAAGGTAAAAAAATTCTTTTTGTTCCAGATAGATGTTTAGGTCAAAATATAGCAAATCAGATGGGTTTAAACTCTTGTGTAATAGGAGATGAAAAAAATCCAAATGAAGCAGATATCATCTGTTACAACGGTTTTTGTTCAGTTCATCAACTCTTTACAGTAGAAGATATTACTTTTTACCGTAAAAAATATCCTGGTATTTTAATAGCTGTTCATCCAGAGTGTGATCCTGCTATATGTGATGCATCTGACTTTGTTGGTTCTACTTCTCAGCTTATTAAGTACATCACAGAACTTCCTAAAGAGCAAAAAGTTGCAGTTGGAACTGAGTTTAACATGGTAAATCGCTTAAGAGATAAAAATACTTATGTTCTCTCTTCTACAAAACCAGAATGCCCAACTATGAATGAAACAACTCTTGAAGATCTTTACTTAACTTTAAAATCTATCGATGATGGTGAACCATTAAATGAGATACTTGTAGATGAAAAAACCCAAAAATGGGCGAAAATTGCTTTAGAGAGAATGTTAGCCTTATGATAGAAAAATTTGTAATAAATGCATTAGCAGAAGATGTGGGTCGTGGCGATTTATATGCTATGGTTGAACCAAGTGTGGAGGCAAGTGCAAAAATTATTGCAAAGAGTGATGGAGTTGTAGCTGGAGCAAAATATATAGATGTTTTAGCACTTATAGAGGGTTTTGAAGTACTTTGGTTAAAAAAAGATTCTGAATTTTTTACTAAGGGTGATGTTATTCTTCGTATAAGCGGAGACTCGCATACTCTTTTGAGAATTGAAAGAACACTTTTAAATATGCTTTTACATGCTAGTTCTATAGCTACATTAACTAGAAAATATATAGATATTGTTGAGCCCTATGGAGTTAGACTTTTAGATACTAGAAAAACAAGACCTCAGTTGAGAGTTTTTGAAAAGTATGCTACAAGAATAGGTGGTGCAGTAAACCATAGAATGGGTCTTGATGACTCTTTAATGATAAAAGATACTCATCTTAAAACTATAAAAAATTTAGAAAAATACATAATTAAAGCCAGAAAAAGTATCCCTTTTACTACAAAAATAGAAGTAGAAGCTGAGAGTTTTGAGATCGCAAAAGAAGCTATGCAATCAGGTGCTGATATAGTTATGTGTGACAATATGACTCCAGAAAAAATAAAAGAAGTCATATCCTATAGAGATGAAAATTTTTCACATATTCTTATAGAAGCAAGTGGAAATATTTCGCTTGATACTATAGAGTCTTATGCTAAAAGCGGTGTAGATGCAATAAGTAGTGGCTCATTAATTCACCAAGCAAATTGGATAGATATTTCTATGAAAATGGACTAAAGTTATAATTTATGGCAGATGATGCTCAAAAGACACAAGATTATTATCATTTGAACAAAAAAGGAACAAATCCCTTTTTTTACGCTGAGCGCTATGCTACTAAAGAAAAACCTAGCTTAGGTTTTTATGTGTTCTTCTAGGAGATTTAAATGGCAGATGATGCTGAAAAGACAGAAGAACCCACCTCCAAGAAGATTGAAGATGCCAGAAAAGAGGGAAATGTTCCCAAATCGCAAGATGCTTCTGGCGTTATTACTCTTTTTGTAGCAATTCTTGCTTTTTTAATGCTTTTTCCATTTATGGCAAAGCATATTGTTTTACTATTTAAGTATTATTTTTCATTAATAGGTACGCATCTAGATAAAGAGATGATGCTCGATATTGCTATAGTAACTATAAAAGAAACTCTTTTAGTAATATTGCCACTAGCTATTTCCGTGGCTGTTGCAGGTGTAATTGCAGCACTTGCTCAGTTTGGTTTTCTTTTTACGGTAGATGCTATTCAACCCAAGTTTAGTAAGTTAGACCCTATAAAAGGTATGAAAAATTTAATATCTATTAAGAAGCTTATCGAGGGCATAAAAGTAACTTTTAAATCATTTACCACTTTAGGTATAGGTTTTGTATTTTTCTTTTATTTTATACTTGAACTTCCAACCGTTGCCCTATTTGGTTTAGGAGATCAGCTTAGTTGGCTTAAAGACAAAGCTATTATTATAGCTTTTGTTATGCTTTTAATTATTTTTATATTTTCAATCATTGATATTATTATAGTTAGAAAACAGTATTTTGATGGCTTAAAGATGAGTAA is a window of uncultured Sulfurimonas sp. DNA encoding:
- the nadC gene encoding carboxylating nicotinate-nucleotide diphosphorylase — protein: MIEKFVINALAEDVGRGDLYAMVEPSVEASAKIIAKSDGVVAGAKYIDVLALIEGFEVLWLKKDSEFFTKGDVILRISGDSHTLLRIERTLLNMLLHASSIATLTRKYIDIVEPYGVRLLDTRKTRPQLRVFEKYATRIGGAVNHRMGLDDSLMIKDTHLKTIKNLEKYIIKARKSIPFTTKIEVEAESFEIAKEAMQSGADIVMCDNMTPEKIKEVISYRDENFSHILIEASGNISLDTIESYAKSGVDAISSGSLIHQANWIDISMKMD
- the flhB gene encoding flagellar biosynthesis protein FlhB, whose amino-acid sequence is MADDAEKTEEPTSKKIEDARKEGNVPKSQDASGVITLFVAILAFLMLFPFMAKHIVLLFKYYFSLIGTHLDKEMMLDIAIVTIKETLLVILPLAISVAVAGVIAALAQFGFLFTVDAIQPKFSKLDPIKGMKNLISIKKLIEGIKVTFKSFTTLGIGFVFFFYFILELPTVALFGLGDQLSWLKDKAIIIAFVMLLIIFIFSIIDIIIVRKQYFDGLKMSKQEVKDEMKNMEGDPMVKGKIRQIQMEASRKRMMAEVPNADVVITNPTHYAVALKYEESKRAPIVVAKGMDHIAQQIKKIARENSVHIVQNPPLARSLYADVEIDKQIPEELFAAVAEVLAYVYKMNRK
- the nadA gene encoding quinolinate synthase NadA; amino-acid sequence: MKFTNEELKQKIIELKKKLDVTVVAHFYQRDEVFEMADITGDSLELAIKTRDDDAEFVVFSGVGFMGQSVKVLSPHKRVVMPKAACCAMAKMIDGMQFDNSVKVLNEAGIKNENILPITYINSDASVKAKVGEMGGLVCTSSNAKKIITTALAEGKKILFVPDRCLGQNIANQMGLNSCVIGDEKNPNEADIICYNGFCSVHQLFTVEDITFYRKKYPGILIAVHPECDPAICDASDFVGSTSQLIKYITELPKEQKVAVGTEFNMVNRLRDKNTYVLSSTKPECPTMNETTLEDLYLTLKSIDDGEPLNEILVDEKTQKWAKIALERMLAL